Proteins encoded together in one Epinephelus moara isolate mb chromosome 2, YSFRI_EMoa_1.0, whole genome shotgun sequence window:
- the septin4b gene encoding septin 4b isoform X3, with translation MKSSVHRGRKKRVYELVKGTTECTVAPVAMEDSDHEAHSSSDEQDSCPSSPNHSREHNDEQHSSHSDDSEVENIMQDPHHQGGHSHHHHHHDHDHKHHPHPHDPEPHEADRGAEGEDRPHTPSYLRPPVAGRAQSDSGSEPSLPQSRSVEFDLPCPVSPTRPRSPWGRFDPYSNNEDQDKEYVGFATLPNQVHRKSVKKGFDFTLMVAGESGLGKSTLVNSLFLTDLYKDRKLLNAEERITQTVEITKHTVDIEEKGVKLKLTIVDTPGFGDAVNNTECWKSVADYIDQQFEQYFRDESGLNRKNIQDNRVHCCLYFISPFGHGLRPLDVEFMKALHEKVNIVPILAKADTLTPSEVKKKKIKIREEIEQYGIKIYQFPDCDSDEDEDFKQQDLQLKESIPFAVIGSNTVVEAKGKRVRGRLYPWGIVEVENSAHCDFVKLRNMLVRTHMQDLKDVTRETHYENYRAHCIQSMTRMVVKERNRNKLTRESGTDFPIPAVPGVSDAETEKLIREKDEELRRMQEMLQRIQDQMHTQKDGY, from the exons ATGAAGAGCAGTGTACACAGGGGCAGAAAGAAGAGAGTTTACGAGCTGGTAAAAGGTACCACAG AGTGCACTGTAGCCCCAGTTGCAATGGAGGACAGTGACCATGAGGCTCACTCTTCGTCAGACGAGCAGGACTCCTGCCCTTCCTCCCCTAATCACAGCAGGGAGCATAATGATGAACAG CACTCAAGCCATTCAGACGACTCAGAGGTGGAGAACATTATGCAAGACCCTCACCACCAAGGAGGGcacagccaccaccaccaccaccatgacCATGACCACAAgcaccacccccacccccacgaCCCTGAGCCTCATGAAGCAGACAGGGGAGCTGAGGGCGAAGACCGCCCCCACACCCCGTCATATTTGCGTCCTCCCGTGGCGGGCAGGGCGCAGTCGGATTCAGGTTCAGAGCCCAGTTTACCGCAGAGCAGAAGTGTGGAGTTTGACTTGCCGTGCCCTGTCAGTCCCACCAGGCCCAGGAGTCCCTGGGGTCGGTTTGACCCATACAGCAATAATGAG gaCCAGGACAAGGAATACGTGGGTTTTGCGACACTGCCAAACCAGGTGCACCGCAAGTCAGTGAAGAAGGGATTTGACTTCACGCTCATGGTAGCAG GCGAGTCTGGCCTGGGAAAGTCCACCCTGGTCAACAGCCTCTTTCTCACAGATCTTTACAAAGATAGGAAGCTGCTCAATGCTGAAG AGCGAATCACACAAACAGTAGAAATCACCAAACACACAGTGGATATAGAAGAGAAAGGTGTCAAACTGAAGCTCACCATCGTGGACACCCCTGGGTTTGGGGATGCTGTAAACAACACTGAATG CTGGAAGTCAGTGGCTGACTACATCGACCAGCAGTTTGAGCAGTACTTCAGGGACGAGAGTGGCCTCAACCGCAAGAACATCCAGGACAACCGTGTACACTGCTGCCTCTATTTCATCTCACCCTTTGGCCATGG CCTCCGGCCTTTGGACGTGGAATTTATGAAAGCTCTTCACGAGAAGGTTAACATCGTCCCCATCTTGGCCAAAGCAGACACACTCACCCCCAGTGAGgtcaagaaaaagaaaatcaag ATCCGAGAGGAGATTGAGCAGTACGGTATCAAAATATACCAGTTCCCCGACTGTGACTCAGATGAAGATGAGGACTTTAAGCAGCAGGACCTTCAGCTGAAG GAAAGCATTCCCTTTGCAGTGATCGGCAGCAACACGGTGGTGGAGGCCAAAGGGAAGAGGGTGCGAGGCCGTCTGTACCCCTGGGGCATCGTAGAGG TGGAGAACTCTGCACACTGTGACTTCGTGAAGCTGAGGAACATGCTCGTTCGCACACATATGCAAGACCTGAAGGACGTGACCCGGGAGACTCACTACGAGAACTACAGAGCCCACTGCATCCAGAGCATGACCCGCATGGTTGTGAAGGAACGCAACCGCAA TAAACTAACCAGGGAGAGCGGCACAGACTTCCCCATCCCCGCCGTGCCCGGAGTGTCAGACGCCGAGACAGAAAAGCTCATCCGAGAGAAAGACGAGGAG TTGCGGCGGATGCAGGAGATGCTGCAGAGGATCCAGGATCAAATGCACACTCAGAAAGACGGCTATTAA
- the septin4b gene encoding septin 4b isoform X5 gives MAANSEANSDTEDQDKEYVGFATLPNQVHRKSVKKGFDFTLMVAGESGLGKSTLVNSLFLTDLYKDRKLLNAEERITQTVEITKHTVDIEEKGVKLKLTIVDTPGFGDAVNNTECWKSVADYIDQQFEQYFRDESGLNRKNIQDNRVHCCLYFISPFGHGLRPLDVEFMKALHEKVNIVPILAKADTLTPSEVKKKKIKIREEIEQYGIKIYQFPDCDSDEDEDFKQQDLQLKESIPFAVIGSNTVVEAKGKRVRGRLYPWGIVEVENSAHCDFVKLRNMLVRTHMQDLKDVTRETHYENYRAHCIQSMTRMVVKERNRKYANTEASSKLTRESGTDFPIPAVPGVSDAETEKLIREKDEELRRMQEMLQRIQDQMHTQKDGY, from the exons ATGGCAGCAAATTCAGAAgcaaacagtgacacagag gaCCAGGACAAGGAATACGTGGGTTTTGCGACACTGCCAAACCAGGTGCACCGCAAGTCAGTGAAGAAGGGATTTGACTTCACGCTCATGGTAGCAG GCGAGTCTGGCCTGGGAAAGTCCACCCTGGTCAACAGCCTCTTTCTCACAGATCTTTACAAAGATAGGAAGCTGCTCAATGCTGAAG AGCGAATCACACAAACAGTAGAAATCACCAAACACACAGTGGATATAGAAGAGAAAGGTGTCAAACTGAAGCTCACCATCGTGGACACCCCTGGGTTTGGGGATGCTGTAAACAACACTGAATG CTGGAAGTCAGTGGCTGACTACATCGACCAGCAGTTTGAGCAGTACTTCAGGGACGAGAGTGGCCTCAACCGCAAGAACATCCAGGACAACCGTGTACACTGCTGCCTCTATTTCATCTCACCCTTTGGCCATGG CCTCCGGCCTTTGGACGTGGAATTTATGAAAGCTCTTCACGAGAAGGTTAACATCGTCCCCATCTTGGCCAAAGCAGACACACTCACCCCCAGTGAGgtcaagaaaaagaaaatcaag ATCCGAGAGGAGATTGAGCAGTACGGTATCAAAATATACCAGTTCCCCGACTGTGACTCAGATGAAGATGAGGACTTTAAGCAGCAGGACCTTCAGCTGAAG GAAAGCATTCCCTTTGCAGTGATCGGCAGCAACACGGTGGTGGAGGCCAAAGGGAAGAGGGTGCGAGGCCGTCTGTACCCCTGGGGCATCGTAGAGG TGGAGAACTCTGCACACTGTGACTTCGTGAAGCTGAGGAACATGCTCGTTCGCACACATATGCAAGACCTGAAGGACGTGACCCGGGAGACTCACTACGAGAACTACAGAGCCCACTGCATCCAGAGCATGACCCGCATGGTTGTGAAGGAACGCAACCGCAAGTATGCTAACACTGAAGCAAGCAG TAAACTAACCAGGGAGAGCGGCACAGACTTCCCCATCCCCGCCGTGCCCGGAGTGTCAGACGCCGAGACAGAAAAGCTCATCCGAGAGAAAGACGAGGAG TTGCGGCGGATGCAGGAGATGCTGCAGAGGATCCAGGATCAAATGCACACTCAGAAAGACGGCTATTAA
- the septin4b gene encoding septin 4b isoform X1 has protein sequence MKSSVHRGRKKRVYELVKGTTECTVAPVAMEDSDHEAHSSSDEQDSCPSSPNHSREHNDEQHSSHSDDSEVENIMQDPHHQGGHSHHHHHHDHDHKHHPHPHDPEPHEADRGAEGEDRPHTPSYLRPPVAGRAQSDSGSEPSLPQSRSVEFDLPCPVSPTRPRSPWGRFDPYSNNEDQDKEYVGFATLPNQVHRKSVKKGFDFTLMVAGESGLGKSTLVNSLFLTDLYKDRKLLNAEERITQTVEITKHTVDIEEKGVKLKLTIVDTPGFGDAVNNTECWKSVADYIDQQFEQYFRDESGLNRKNIQDNRVHCCLYFISPFGHGLRPLDVEFMKALHEKVNIVPILAKADTLTPSEVKKKKIKIREEIEQYGIKIYQFPDCDSDEDEDFKQQDLQLKESIPFAVIGSNTVVEAKGKRVRGRLYPWGIVEVENSAHCDFVKLRNMLVRTHMQDLKDVTRETHYENYRAHCIQSMTRMVVKERNRKYANTEASSKLTRESGTDFPIPAVPGVSDAETEKLIREKDEELRRMQEMLQRIQDQMHTQKDGY, from the exons ATGAAGAGCAGTGTACACAGGGGCAGAAAGAAGAGAGTTTACGAGCTGGTAAAAGGTACCACAG AGTGCACTGTAGCCCCAGTTGCAATGGAGGACAGTGACCATGAGGCTCACTCTTCGTCAGACGAGCAGGACTCCTGCCCTTCCTCCCCTAATCACAGCAGGGAGCATAATGATGAACAG CACTCAAGCCATTCAGACGACTCAGAGGTGGAGAACATTATGCAAGACCCTCACCACCAAGGAGGGcacagccaccaccaccaccaccatgacCATGACCACAAgcaccacccccacccccacgaCCCTGAGCCTCATGAAGCAGACAGGGGAGCTGAGGGCGAAGACCGCCCCCACACCCCGTCATATTTGCGTCCTCCCGTGGCGGGCAGGGCGCAGTCGGATTCAGGTTCAGAGCCCAGTTTACCGCAGAGCAGAAGTGTGGAGTTTGACTTGCCGTGCCCTGTCAGTCCCACCAGGCCCAGGAGTCCCTGGGGTCGGTTTGACCCATACAGCAATAATGAG gaCCAGGACAAGGAATACGTGGGTTTTGCGACACTGCCAAACCAGGTGCACCGCAAGTCAGTGAAGAAGGGATTTGACTTCACGCTCATGGTAGCAG GCGAGTCTGGCCTGGGAAAGTCCACCCTGGTCAACAGCCTCTTTCTCACAGATCTTTACAAAGATAGGAAGCTGCTCAATGCTGAAG AGCGAATCACACAAACAGTAGAAATCACCAAACACACAGTGGATATAGAAGAGAAAGGTGTCAAACTGAAGCTCACCATCGTGGACACCCCTGGGTTTGGGGATGCTGTAAACAACACTGAATG CTGGAAGTCAGTGGCTGACTACATCGACCAGCAGTTTGAGCAGTACTTCAGGGACGAGAGTGGCCTCAACCGCAAGAACATCCAGGACAACCGTGTACACTGCTGCCTCTATTTCATCTCACCCTTTGGCCATGG CCTCCGGCCTTTGGACGTGGAATTTATGAAAGCTCTTCACGAGAAGGTTAACATCGTCCCCATCTTGGCCAAAGCAGACACACTCACCCCCAGTGAGgtcaagaaaaagaaaatcaag ATCCGAGAGGAGATTGAGCAGTACGGTATCAAAATATACCAGTTCCCCGACTGTGACTCAGATGAAGATGAGGACTTTAAGCAGCAGGACCTTCAGCTGAAG GAAAGCATTCCCTTTGCAGTGATCGGCAGCAACACGGTGGTGGAGGCCAAAGGGAAGAGGGTGCGAGGCCGTCTGTACCCCTGGGGCATCGTAGAGG TGGAGAACTCTGCACACTGTGACTTCGTGAAGCTGAGGAACATGCTCGTTCGCACACATATGCAAGACCTGAAGGACGTGACCCGGGAGACTCACTACGAGAACTACAGAGCCCACTGCATCCAGAGCATGACCCGCATGGTTGTGAAGGAACGCAACCGCAAGTATGCTAACACTGAAGCAAGCAG TAAACTAACCAGGGAGAGCGGCACAGACTTCCCCATCCCCGCCGTGCCCGGAGTGTCAGACGCCGAGACAGAAAAGCTCATCCGAGAGAAAGACGAGGAG TTGCGGCGGATGCAGGAGATGCTGCAGAGGATCCAGGATCAAATGCACACTCAGAAAGACGGCTATTAA
- the septin4b gene encoding septin 4b isoform X2, translating to MAANSEANSDTEIAECTVAPVAMEDSDHEAHSSSDEQDSCPSSPNHSREHNDEQHSSHSDDSEVENIMQDPHHQGGHSHHHHHHDHDHKHHPHPHDPEPHEADRGAEGEDRPHTPSYLRPPVAGRAQSDSGSEPSLPQSRSVEFDLPCPVSPTRPRSPWGRFDPYSNNEDQDKEYVGFATLPNQVHRKSVKKGFDFTLMVAGESGLGKSTLVNSLFLTDLYKDRKLLNAEERITQTVEITKHTVDIEEKGVKLKLTIVDTPGFGDAVNNTECWKSVADYIDQQFEQYFRDESGLNRKNIQDNRVHCCLYFISPFGHGLRPLDVEFMKALHEKVNIVPILAKADTLTPSEVKKKKIKIREEIEQYGIKIYQFPDCDSDEDEDFKQQDLQLKESIPFAVIGSNTVVEAKGKRVRGRLYPWGIVEVENSAHCDFVKLRNMLVRTHMQDLKDVTRETHYENYRAHCIQSMTRMVVKERNRKYANTEASSKLTRESGTDFPIPAVPGVSDAETEKLIREKDEELRRMQEMLQRIQDQMHTQKDGY from the exons ATGGCAGCAAATTCAGAAgcaaacagtgacacagag ATTGCAGAGTGCACTGTAGCCCCAGTTGCAATGGAGGACAGTGACCATGAGGCTCACTCTTCGTCAGACGAGCAGGACTCCTGCCCTTCCTCCCCTAATCACAGCAGGGAGCATAATGATGAACAG CACTCAAGCCATTCAGACGACTCAGAGGTGGAGAACATTATGCAAGACCCTCACCACCAAGGAGGGcacagccaccaccaccaccaccatgacCATGACCACAAgcaccacccccacccccacgaCCCTGAGCCTCATGAAGCAGACAGGGGAGCTGAGGGCGAAGACCGCCCCCACACCCCGTCATATTTGCGTCCTCCCGTGGCGGGCAGGGCGCAGTCGGATTCAGGTTCAGAGCCCAGTTTACCGCAGAGCAGAAGTGTGGAGTTTGACTTGCCGTGCCCTGTCAGTCCCACCAGGCCCAGGAGTCCCTGGGGTCGGTTTGACCCATACAGCAATAATGAG gaCCAGGACAAGGAATACGTGGGTTTTGCGACACTGCCAAACCAGGTGCACCGCAAGTCAGTGAAGAAGGGATTTGACTTCACGCTCATGGTAGCAG GCGAGTCTGGCCTGGGAAAGTCCACCCTGGTCAACAGCCTCTTTCTCACAGATCTTTACAAAGATAGGAAGCTGCTCAATGCTGAAG AGCGAATCACACAAACAGTAGAAATCACCAAACACACAGTGGATATAGAAGAGAAAGGTGTCAAACTGAAGCTCACCATCGTGGACACCCCTGGGTTTGGGGATGCTGTAAACAACACTGAATG CTGGAAGTCAGTGGCTGACTACATCGACCAGCAGTTTGAGCAGTACTTCAGGGACGAGAGTGGCCTCAACCGCAAGAACATCCAGGACAACCGTGTACACTGCTGCCTCTATTTCATCTCACCCTTTGGCCATGG CCTCCGGCCTTTGGACGTGGAATTTATGAAAGCTCTTCACGAGAAGGTTAACATCGTCCCCATCTTGGCCAAAGCAGACACACTCACCCCCAGTGAGgtcaagaaaaagaaaatcaag ATCCGAGAGGAGATTGAGCAGTACGGTATCAAAATATACCAGTTCCCCGACTGTGACTCAGATGAAGATGAGGACTTTAAGCAGCAGGACCTTCAGCTGAAG GAAAGCATTCCCTTTGCAGTGATCGGCAGCAACACGGTGGTGGAGGCCAAAGGGAAGAGGGTGCGAGGCCGTCTGTACCCCTGGGGCATCGTAGAGG TGGAGAACTCTGCACACTGTGACTTCGTGAAGCTGAGGAACATGCTCGTTCGCACACATATGCAAGACCTGAAGGACGTGACCCGGGAGACTCACTACGAGAACTACAGAGCCCACTGCATCCAGAGCATGACCCGCATGGTTGTGAAGGAACGCAACCGCAAGTATGCTAACACTGAAGCAAGCAG TAAACTAACCAGGGAGAGCGGCACAGACTTCCCCATCCCCGCCGTGCCCGGAGTGTCAGACGCCGAGACAGAAAAGCTCATCCGAGAGAAAGACGAGGAG TTGCGGCGGATGCAGGAGATGCTGCAGAGGATCCAGGATCAAATGCACACTCAGAAAGACGGCTATTAA
- the septin4b gene encoding septin 4b isoform X4: protein MEDSDHEAHSSSDEQDSCPSSPNHSREHNDEQHSSHSDDSEVENIMQDPHHQGGHSHHHHHHDHDHKHHPHPHDPEPHEADRGAEGEDRPHTPSYLRPPVAGRAQSDSGSEPSLPQSRSVEFDLPCPVSPTRPRSPWGRFDPYSNNEDQDKEYVGFATLPNQVHRKSVKKGFDFTLMVAGESGLGKSTLVNSLFLTDLYKDRKLLNAEERITQTVEITKHTVDIEEKGVKLKLTIVDTPGFGDAVNNTECWKSVADYIDQQFEQYFRDESGLNRKNIQDNRVHCCLYFISPFGHGLRPLDVEFMKALHEKVNIVPILAKADTLTPSEVKKKKIKIREEIEQYGIKIYQFPDCDSDEDEDFKQQDLQLKESIPFAVIGSNTVVEAKGKRVRGRLYPWGIVEVENSAHCDFVKLRNMLVRTHMQDLKDVTRETHYENYRAHCIQSMTRMVVKERNRKYANTEASSKLTRESGTDFPIPAVPGVSDAETEKLIREKDEELRRMQEMLQRIQDQMHTQKDGY, encoded by the exons ATGGAGGACAGTGACCATGAGGCTCACTCTTCGTCAGACGAGCAGGACTCCTGCCCTTCCTCCCCTAATCACAGCAGGGAGCATAATGATGAACAG CACTCAAGCCATTCAGACGACTCAGAGGTGGAGAACATTATGCAAGACCCTCACCACCAAGGAGGGcacagccaccaccaccaccaccatgacCATGACCACAAgcaccacccccacccccacgaCCCTGAGCCTCATGAAGCAGACAGGGGAGCTGAGGGCGAAGACCGCCCCCACACCCCGTCATATTTGCGTCCTCCCGTGGCGGGCAGGGCGCAGTCGGATTCAGGTTCAGAGCCCAGTTTACCGCAGAGCAGAAGTGTGGAGTTTGACTTGCCGTGCCCTGTCAGTCCCACCAGGCCCAGGAGTCCCTGGGGTCGGTTTGACCCATACAGCAATAATGAG gaCCAGGACAAGGAATACGTGGGTTTTGCGACACTGCCAAACCAGGTGCACCGCAAGTCAGTGAAGAAGGGATTTGACTTCACGCTCATGGTAGCAG GCGAGTCTGGCCTGGGAAAGTCCACCCTGGTCAACAGCCTCTTTCTCACAGATCTTTACAAAGATAGGAAGCTGCTCAATGCTGAAG AGCGAATCACACAAACAGTAGAAATCACCAAACACACAGTGGATATAGAAGAGAAAGGTGTCAAACTGAAGCTCACCATCGTGGACACCCCTGGGTTTGGGGATGCTGTAAACAACACTGAATG CTGGAAGTCAGTGGCTGACTACATCGACCAGCAGTTTGAGCAGTACTTCAGGGACGAGAGTGGCCTCAACCGCAAGAACATCCAGGACAACCGTGTACACTGCTGCCTCTATTTCATCTCACCCTTTGGCCATGG CCTCCGGCCTTTGGACGTGGAATTTATGAAAGCTCTTCACGAGAAGGTTAACATCGTCCCCATCTTGGCCAAAGCAGACACACTCACCCCCAGTGAGgtcaagaaaaagaaaatcaag ATCCGAGAGGAGATTGAGCAGTACGGTATCAAAATATACCAGTTCCCCGACTGTGACTCAGATGAAGATGAGGACTTTAAGCAGCAGGACCTTCAGCTGAAG GAAAGCATTCCCTTTGCAGTGATCGGCAGCAACACGGTGGTGGAGGCCAAAGGGAAGAGGGTGCGAGGCCGTCTGTACCCCTGGGGCATCGTAGAGG TGGAGAACTCTGCACACTGTGACTTCGTGAAGCTGAGGAACATGCTCGTTCGCACACATATGCAAGACCTGAAGGACGTGACCCGGGAGACTCACTACGAGAACTACAGAGCCCACTGCATCCAGAGCATGACCCGCATGGTTGTGAAGGAACGCAACCGCAAGTATGCTAACACTGAAGCAAGCAG TAAACTAACCAGGGAGAGCGGCACAGACTTCCCCATCCCCGCCGTGCCCGGAGTGTCAGACGCCGAGACAGAAAAGCTCATCCGAGAGAAAGACGAGGAG TTGCGGCGGATGCAGGAGATGCTGCAGAGGATCCAGGATCAAATGCACACTCAGAAAGACGGCTATTAA